Below is a genomic region from Culicoides brevitarsis isolate CSIRO-B50_1 chromosome 2, AGI_CSIRO_Cbre_v1, whole genome shotgun sequence.
TTATAAAGCAATTTGTAACTTTTCGTCTCTCATTATGTATCCATTATTcgataaaaggtaaaaattttccacattttattcattttcacaGCAACCACGCATCATGAAGCTCTTCTACCTCTTGTTCCTGCCATTTTCGTTCGCCATCATCTTCGACGGACAATGTCCCAGTATCGAAGGAACGCCAGATTTCGTGTGTTCCAACTACTTCAAGGGcgcaaaatacaaaattttggcTCACTTACCTGTGGATAACGCATCgatgaacatttttcacaaCCCCCATGGCAACATCGACTGCTTGACATACCAAATTAGCTGCTCATTTACGTCAAATTCAGTGATTTCCACAAAAATTGTCTGCATTCCTTACGAAAATGGGCAAAAAGATCCCTTTCATTTTGGATTTTCCGTCGGAAAGTTGTCCTGTTTGccgaatttaatcaattttgctGAGAATGGTGACTGGCAAAACCAACTTCAGGCCTTTGGATTGTCACTTCAGGTACAATGCCCGGAAAAACTCGCGGATTTTCGGTTGAAAATCATTCCAACTgacaattttatcatcatttacgGATGTCATCAGATCGGATTCGAGGAAAAACACGAAGAAGGCATGTGGATTTTGTATCCCGAGAcggaaaatgtcaattttgagcattttcaTGAGGCTCTCGGGATGGTTCAAGGCATTTCCGCGCAAGAAAGTGACTTTATTCTCGCTTCAACGGACCAAAATTTGACTTGCGACTGCAATTCTTGCGATTACATGTACAAATGCCCTGAGGATATTGTCGAAAATTCGCCCGTTTATGAGGAGGAATATTACGTTTTTCCAAAAGCGAGTTGGAATAAGCAAGAGGAAGAGTATTATGACGACTATTACGCATATCCcgagtattattattacgattaCGGCGTTAATGGGACTGAAAATTACACGGAAAGTACCGTTATGGCATCGAATATTGGAGAAATTACAACTGAAATGtacgaaaatttgattttgaatgaaaatttcacgGAAAATATGCAAGAAATGCCGGTTGAAGTTCAAAATGAGAcgaatttgtactaaaaattactcaaatttattgaaattgcacgaaaaataaaagttttaagggCTCTCTACTGTGCTggcttgttaaaaatttcgtcaagTTGGCTCTGTTCGACGCCAGAAAGGGGTTGGGATCCGTCTTTAGTCGCTAAATTGCCTTGAACGGGCTGTTGGGCGCCTTGTTGAGGTACTTGACCTTGAAATTGTTGCCCTTGAGGTCCTTGTCCTTGCAAATTTTGACCTCCTTGTTGGAAATTCTGTCCTTGCTGAGGTCCCTGTTGGAAATTTTGTTGACCTTGAGGGCTTTGACCTTGGAAATTTTGTCCATTTTGACCTCCTTGTTGGAAATTTTGCCCCTGCTGAGGTCCCTGACCTTGAAATTGTTGCCCCTGAACTCCTTGCCCGCCTTGATATTGTCCCTGAAGCCCTTGTCCTTGAAAATTATTCGGATTATTGAACCCATTCAACGCTTGCTGGTACAAATTTGTCGGATGGAACGCCACAAACGGATTAAATCCTTGCCCGCCTTGTTGCATCCCTTGAAATCCTTGCGCCGGAACAGCTCCTTGTTGCCCAAATCCTCCCACAGGACCTCCTGGAAGCCCAAATTGCCCGAAATTCGGGAACGGAAAAGTATTTTGCGCTGCAGCAACACAAAAAACCCctgaaaaaacagaaaatattcatgaatcaGAGGTTTTGAGGTCAATATcgcttgaaaaatgtttgaaattccAAACAATGACGTCATAGAATGAGTCAAAAGTCAGAGATAACAACGAATTGGGATGTTTCCTCACCAAAAATAATCACAAAAGTCTTCATTTTTACTTGTTTCGTTGATTGTCACTTACAAACTGACTCTATTCTCGACTTACATGAGCGAAGAAACCAACAAGAATTACTTGTTAGTACTCGAATCGTCATTAAAATAGTGATAATTGGacaagaaattcatttttttcatatttcgaATGCTCGGATGTCAGTTCGTTACAagaaatcatacaaaaaatcgtaaaaaaggaataaaaacatcaaaaatacgTCATCAGAAGATGGGAAAATCCAGAATTTGCGTGAATTCCTTCTTGGAGTCTTCGTTTCTTGCGATTTAACGACGACAAGGACACAAAACTGTGTTTATGTTttagaaaacaacaacaaccgaaactggtttattcaatttttttgtaaacttgttatttttttcctataaaaatTATCGCAGAGTCTTCTATTTACGTATTTTAAGGCATTCTCACTGTAAAAACGTcacttttctcaatttttatctttgagATTGGTCCaaatttgtccaaaatttgctCGGATTAGAAGAAAAAGCCTCGAAATCCGTTGTCAACGCCCTGCTGATTCCGCGGCGGGTTCAAAAATGGCTCGCATCGACCATTGAAAGCAGCTTGAACGtctaaaaaatagatttttaggtcaaagaactttaaatttttgtcatttttttgaaacttactGTAACCACATCGCTGCGCGCATCTCAAATGTGCCGAATTTTCGTATTGGAAGTTGTCAGTTCCGCATACCGGATTATAATTTGCTATTCTCGGGCAGTTTCGGATACATTGGATCTGTTGCGGTGTGAATGGATTTGGAGCTGCTGCTTGAGAATTGACTTTTGACACGcctgaaagtgaaaaaaaaaattttttaattaaaaaaattttaatttttaattttttttcagtaccgATCAAGCTGAGAAGAacgaaaaacgcaaaaatcttcataattttattgaaggtgacacaaaaaaaatatttgagagaGCGATAGACGTGTTTTGATCGAAAGGCGATTGAATACTGACTGAGATAATTCGTTAAGTCGTTAGAACGATTTATTTATGCGAAATTTTATTCGAGTAACgggttttttaatttcattaaaaaaaaataaaaaaaaaaagttttgtttattgGGGATTTTCGTGTAATGTTTTGATTTCTGGGTTTCTTAATTAATAAGGGGAACTTTTTTATGCATTATACAAATTAAGACACTTATTTTTACGCATTCTATAAAGAAATTCTAGCTTGTAATGTACTTTTGTGAAGGTCGAATATGATATCGCGTGttacgaattttaaataattttacgtcatcgtttattaaaagtttttaaaatcttaatagtttaaaaatttaagatttttttgaataaaattttttacaaaaaaaaatttttttaagcaattttcaattttcaaatgttggaacaataaaaaaaatttaaatttaagttactaatttaatttaatttaattaaatttatgcaaatttttaatttttttatttctataaaattgtaaaaaaaaataattgcattttttaaaaattttaaaatgttgaccaaaaattattttttaagcagttttgacgaaaaaaaaaattaaaaataatcgataaaaaattttaaaagtaaaaatttttaaaattaaaattttttctatataacttgaaaatttaattttttttaaatttaaacaagaaattatgttctttaaaattttcacgaaaaaaaaattaaaaattttcaataaagaaatttaaaaaatataaactttttgagtcgaaattgagacaaaattttttttttaaatatttttttttaattttttttaaaatatgacattttttttctaaaaaaattttcaaaaatttttggttaaagcatttttacacaaatttaagattttaaagaaatttttatttaattaaaagcatttttagaatgaaatttatgttaatatgaataaaataacaatgtttaaaaaaattattaattaagtttaattaaattctctttaattctaactttaatatttttttaaaaaaattttataagaaaaattttttttacaattatttaatacttttcatttaaaaaaatatattttgagaataaatgaaaaatttcttcaaaatcttgaatttattctattttcacaatggatttataaataaaaatgctctttacaaaaaaaaaaaattcttgaaaactttttcaaaaaatcaatttaacaaACTTCAAGAAACATCTTCTTAACAATAAACTCAGAATTCtactaaaaatcatttatttaaagcttttatttgttttaatctcTCGAACTCTCCTTCGATTGAATCACCTTCCTACCCTCTCTTCTCTAACATCATCTCAACCCAATCTCAACAACAttcgcaaaacaaaaaaaaatatgaaaaaaatctcacagaCGACTGCTAATTATATCATCATCCATTCCCATCGATAACACTCGACTTCCCTTTAATAGCATCGCATCGCTGTTATAACGTTGATGACTTGActctttcaacttttttaatcaaacaaacaattgACTCGAAAAGATTTCGtttcatgcgaaaaaaattctaaatacctttttttctgttttttttttctcgtacgcTACACGTTTCGAGTTGAGTAAAGTAAAGGGGTGTTTGTCTCCAGACTGAAACCAGACGAGACACATTACGTCACCATCATTtgatttcaaacattttgcaTGGTTTGTTCTTCTTTTGCTTCTTTGGTgtaatgttcattgcatatttctttaaaattttttaatttaatttttttaatgaacttttttcggACCAAATCTCAGACGAGAAATCGATTtctgtcaaataaatttaattatgagaCGAGCATGGGCACAAATCAACTCCAGATCATCATAAATTACATGCATCGGGTGTCGCAACAAACAGACAACTTTACACAAACTCGTTACAAATATCATGAAAATGCACCCGAATCAACGACATGTACCGTACCgcataccaaaaatttttcgtcgttcGAGAGATGCGAAGTGTACGGTAAAAATTAGTTGTCTAGACTTCGGCTAGACTAGACACAAAGCTCTCTCGTGTTTTTGCGTCGTGTACATGTGTCAAGTGATGTATTTGCGTTCGAAATATTGTTCCGTGCACGCAGAACACaaaggacgacgacgacgaaaaattgcAACAGGAGTTGATTTGGAGTGAAAATAAAGCGTGCGGACGAGAATTTTCGTCTTCATTGTTGACTGTCTGTGTTACATTCATATTGGGAAGAACGcaacaatgcaaatttttgttgagaaaGATGAGATGAATTAGGTGGATATGGCATGGAAATTACATCAAATAGATGATGGCGGTGACGATGAAGCGACGAATGGAGTGAGAAGGTTGAATGCGACGCATTTTTGTTTCggggaaatgtgaaaaaaaaggtaatttcggGTGAAAACACTTAAAAGCCTTTCCATCAAGAGGTTGACAGTTCGAGCCACAATGACTTTTAACCTTGAAAATACGGataattttgcaataaaacaaGAATACGTTGTCTGTTAAAGGTCGTGTGGGttcaaaaatgtaacaaattcCCAataattcaatagaaaatgttttatttttgttatatttttatgcgatttttttatctgtctacgattttttgtcaaaaataatttaaaattcttgaaaatcgcattttcttataaaaaacttattgatcgaaatgttttagaaaaatttatttaacagtaGCGTACCTAAACGAAAATTATAGGggagcacaaaaaattttgaaaatatattttgcaaatttataaGACAGATTCAAGTTTAATAAATACTCaatttcgttaatttaaatgtttgtcaatcatggaaaaaatttgatgatttcgaCAAGAAGTAAGTGACCTTCTTTGAATATTATTCTTCTGTGAGGCTCTTACTAAGtgctcaaataataattttaatgcttttgaCTTATGTATAACATTGGACCAAATAACTGAGCGATTTGACGGTTCAAAGAGAATTAAACTGAGAATCGATCGATTTCATCATCCAATAAATCTTCttgttttcaaaattgttgACGAAATTGGAACGAGTATTGAAAtggattttaatgcaaaagtaCTATTTTCTTAACGATTTCTTATTTCTTTCTTCTGCTGTTTGATGggttcttttttttagctttttactTTTAAGGTACTTCCTTCATCGTCTGCtagattttctttttcaaaagctttaataattttgtattgatAAATTCTGGCCTCTTGTTTTCCAATTGGATTGTaatgttcattaaaaagaataaaaatcataatttagattaaaaattcaagcagttttagtttttaacaGTATTTTTGATTACTTACCGTCGCcggatttttccttttctgtcattttttaagcttaattattttatctatcagtatgaaaaaattaaaaataaaacataata
It encodes:
- the LOC134829008 gene encoding mesenchyme-specific cell surface glycoprotein-like — encoded protein: MKTFVIIFGVFCVAAAQNTFPFPNFGQFGLPGGPVGGFGQQGAVPAQGFQGMQQGGQGFNPFVAFHPTNLYQQALNGFNNPNNFQGQGLQGQYQGGQGVQGQQFQGQGPQQGQNFQQGGQNGQNFQGQSPQGQQNFQQGPQQGQNFQQGGQNLQGQGPQGQQFQGQVPQQGAQQPVQGNLATKDGSQPLSGVEQSQLDEIFNKPAQ
- the LOC134832035 gene encoding uncharacterized protein LOC134832035 — encoded protein: MKIFAFFVLLSLIGVSKVNSQAAAPNPFTPQQIQCIRNCPRIANYNPVCGTDNFQYENSAHLRCAQRCGYNVQAAFNGRCEPFLNPPRNQQGVDNGFRGFFF